A stretch of Brassica napus cultivar Da-Ae chromosome C6, Da-Ae, whole genome shotgun sequence DNA encodes these proteins:
- the LOC106394021 gene encoding uncharacterized protein LOC106394021 has protein sequence MSVSTWPDISHLSISTPELVNALRQMGQQVKWPPKMKAPDSFWNPEFWCDFHRDHGRKTEDCIALRIEKAKAHLSKETAGNSKGAAPTSPPRQDRVINVISGGSEVSGVSHAAAKKSTRNAKHGLEMTQSKLLLLGTDEISFTVKEQEKILAPHHDALVISLTVANCLVKRILVDNGSSSNIIFQRAYQDLGLEERALTRKVTPLIGFSGEVKQTAGEAILPVYTEGVNMSTKFLVVDCQSAYNMILGRPWIHDLGTTLDSRHGSSPFNPSSDGEVSYTLGASE, from the exons aTGTCGGTATCTACCTGGCCCGATATCTCTCATCTCTCAATATCAACACCAGAGCTGGTCAACGCACTGAGgcagatgggccaacaggtTAAGTGGCCTCCAAAGATGAAAGCACCGGATTCGTTCTGGAACCCGGAATTCTGGTGCGACTTCCACCGCGATCATGGCCGCAAAACCGAAGACTGCATCGCCCTAAGGATCGAG AAAGCCAAGGCCCACCTCAGCAAAGAAACAGCTGGGAACTCCAAAGGAGCTGCACCAACCTCACCACCTCGCCAAGATCGGGTGATCAATGTCATATCCGGAGGCTCGGAAGTAAGCGGAGTAAGCCACGCAGCCGCAAAGAAAAGCACCCGTAACGCTAAGCATGGTCTGGAAATGACCCAATCGAAGCTCCTACTTCTAGGCACCGATGAGATAAGCTTCACAGTTAAGGAGCAAGAGAAGATCCTAGCTCCCCACCATGATGCCCTAGTTATCTCTCTCACTGTAGCGAACTGCTTGGTGAAAAGAATACTAGTAGACAACGGCAGCTCAAGCAACATTATCTTCCAGAGGGCGTACCAAGATCTGGGGCTGGAGGAGAGAGCCCTGACGCGAAAGGTAACCCCACTCATCGGATTCAGCGGCGAGGTCAAGCAAACCGCCGGAGAGGCTATCCTCCCCGTATACACTGAAGGAGTCAACATGTCTACCAAATTCCTGGTCGTAGATTGCCAATCAGCATATAACATGATCTTGGGACGACCCTGGATTCATGATCTTGGGACGACCCTGGATTCACGACATGGGAGCAGTCCCTTCAACCCTTCATCAGATGGTGAAGTTTCCTACACCCTGGGGGCATCAGAGTAA